The following nucleotide sequence is from Streptomyces brevispora.
GGGCGGTGCTCGCCGACCGGCTCGGCGGCCTCGGCATCCCTGTGGTCGAGGAGCTCGGCTTCGGCCACGGTCCCACCGCGCTGACGATTCCGCTCGGGGTGCCGGCCGTGCTGGACGCGCCCGCGGACGGGAGCCCGGCCACCCTCACGGTCGAGGTATCGGCGCTGGTCTGAGCGGTGCGGACGGGCTCCGTGCGCCGAACGGGACCGCGCGGCGAAGAAGTTGAACAGCCTTCAGGAAAGGCCGAGCGGGGCGTTGACACCACTATGACCTGTGTCACAGCATGGGCGCGGCCCAGTGCCTACTGGCCGGTATGACACCCTCGGTGTGGAGGTCCTGGTGTCGCGTCCTGTTCCCGGCTCCCGTTTCCGGTCCCGGTCCGTGTCCCGGTCGGTGTCACTGGCCCGTAGATCGTTCCCGTTCGTCGCCGGGGCGGCGCTCGCGGGTCCGCTCGCACTCGCCGGCGCCGCACACGTGGGAACGGCCGCGGGTTAGACGATCCTCGACGCAAGTCTGGACCCGTCCCGGTTCGGCGGCCCGACCTGCCTCCACTTCGCGCCCAAGGCCTGCGACACAAGTCCGGCTGCTCAACTCGGACCGCTACCCGGCCGAGAAGACCGCCGCCGTGCTCGACTACACGCGCAGCGTCTCCCCGGTCTCGTACCTGAGCCGGGTCAAGGCTCCGACACTCCGGTACGGGTGCCGGACGTGACCAGGCCGTTCACCGTGCGGCTGCCCGGTATCGTCCACCGGTACGCGGCGGGGCACCGGCTGGAATTCGTGATCGCGGCCAGCGACACCGCGTACTTCGGGAACAGCGGTGTCAAGCCGGTCACCGTCGTCAGCGCGCCTCAGGACACCGGGGTGCTGGAGCTGCCCGTGGTCGGCTCCACGGTGAACTGATGCGGTGAGCGCCCGCCCTCGCACCGCCGTCACCCGAATGGGTGTACAGGACCGCCCCCCGCCACCCGGACGGAGTCATTCTGATGCTCCGGGGGCGGTGGCGCACCAGGAGCAGGGAAGGGGCAGGTTCATGAGCCCGAAGGATGTGTCGAGCAGCGGAAAGGGCGGCACGGGGGCATTCAGCCCGGCCCGCATTCTGGTCCTCGTCCTCGCGGTCCTGTCGGTCGTCTTCATCGCCGAGAACACCGGCGACGTCACGGTCCGACTCCTGATCCCGGTGGTGACCATACCGCTCTACGTGGCGCTGATCGTGATGTTCCTGGCCGGGATGGCCTGCGGCGCCTACGTCTTCCGCAGGCGGCGAAAGTAGTACCGGCCGGTCCGTCCGGGGTGCAGCGCCTACGCTGTGCCGATGTCCGACACCTCCTACCTGGCCGAGGGGCCGCGCACGGCGATCCGCCCCTTCGCCCTCGCGGATGCCGACGAGTTCACCGCGCGGGCCCGTGAGAGCCGGGAACTGCACCGGCCCTGGCTGTTCCCGCCCGCCGACCCGGACACGTAC
It contains:
- a CDS encoding LapA family protein, with translation MSPKDVSSSGKGGTGAFSPARILVLVLAVLSVVFIAENTGDVTVRLLIPVVTIPLYVALIVMFLAGMACGAYVFRRRRK